From the Thermococcus guaymasensis DSM 11113 genome, one window contains:
- the asnB gene encoding asparagine synthase (glutamine-hydrolyzing) encodes MCLIAGGIGDVRERLIRMALAGKHRGPESFGVWTDEGVLKSNDFSRLSEIPGGRTGILQCRLAMTGSKEFTQPFVNELALVHNGEIYNHVQIRTFLEGKGVSFESDVDSEVILRLIEFLREKGLSLSSAVKEAMRWLEGDYAVAFSDGNKIYLFRDPVGIRPLYFSPNGFFASEKKVLWSIGEKAIPVEPGSLVTISKKGVESRKLFSIRELRRREFSEDMAVSSLVKTLPYSVRNRCNKKTGVLFSGGLDSSLIAHLASRYSDVVLYTAGTENSPDLEWARKTSDILGLELREYMFTEEDVEEALREIMFAIEEPNAMNLAIGVPLYFATKLAGMDGVKVLLSGQGADELFGGYAKYLERPELMERDLEELAERNLARDDKIAMINGVEGRFPYLALPVVTAALNTPQDLKVRDGIRKFVLRKAAEKLGLPKEIAEREKKAAQYGSGAQKILKKVGKKRGLSPRELAESLFREVFHSF; translated from the coding sequence ACTTCTCAAGACTAAGCGAGATTCCGGGCGGAAGGACAGGCATCCTCCAGTGCAGGCTGGCAATGACCGGCTCCAAAGAGTTCACCCAGCCGTTTGTAAATGAGCTTGCCCTCGTCCACAACGGCGAGATATATAACCACGTCCAGATCAGAACGTTCCTTGAGGGGAAGGGAGTCTCCTTTGAAAGCGACGTCGATAGCGAGGTCATTCTGAGGCTAATTGAGTTCCTGAGGGAAAAGGGGTTGAGCCTGTCCAGTGCTGTCAAGGAAGCTATGCGCTGGCTCGAAGGAGACTATGCAGTTGCATTCTCGGATGGCAATAAAATTTACCTCTTCAGAGACCCGGTTGGAATAAGACCCCTGTACTTCTCGCCCAACGGCTTTTTTGCAAGTGAGAAAAAAGTTCTCTGGTCTATCGGCGAGAAAGCCATTCCCGTTGAGCCTGGAAGCCTCGTCACGATTTCAAAGAAGGGTGTTGAAAGCAGGAAGCTGTTCAGCATCCGCGAGTTGAGGAGAAGGGAATTTTCGGAGGATATGGCAGTCAGTTCGCTCGTGAAGACACTTCCATACTCCGTAAGGAACAGGTGCAACAAGAAAACAGGTGTGCTTTTTTCCGGCGGCCTCGACAGCTCTCTGATAGCCCACCTCGCCTCAAGGTATTCAGATGTAGTCCTGTACACCGCAGGAACTGAGAACAGCCCAGATCTTGAATGGGCGAGAAAAACCAGCGATATCCTCGGGCTAGAGCTCAGGGAATACATGTTCACAGAGGAGGACGTTGAAGAGGCCCTTAGAGAGATCATGTTCGCCATTGAGGAACCAAACGCTATGAACTTGGCCATTGGAGTTCCCTTGTATTTTGCCACCAAGCTGGCGGGGATGGACGGTGTAAAAGTTCTCCTGAGCGGACAGGGGGCAGATGAGCTCTTTGGAGGCTATGCCAAGTACCTTGAGAGGCCGGAACTCATGGAGAGAGATCTCGAAGAGCTGGCCGAGAGGAACCTTGCAAGGGACGACAAGATAGCAATGATAAACGGCGTGGAGGGGCGCTTCCCTTACCTTGCCCTCCCCGTCGTTACGGCGGCACTCAACACGCCACAAGACCTTAAGGTGAGGGATGGGATCAGAAAGTTCGTTTTGAGAAAAGCCGCCGAAAAACTTGGGCTCCCAAAAGAGATTGCAGAGAGGGAGAAAAAGGCGGCCCAGTACGGCAGCGGTGCGCAAAAGATACTTAAAAAGGTCGGAAAGAAAAGGGGATTGTCACCAAGGGAACTCGCCGAAAGCCTTTTCAGGGAAGTTTTTCACTCTTTCTGA
- a CDS encoding L-threonylcarbamoyladenylate synthase, whose product MTIVIPMKAGPDKRLKVAARLIREGKLVAFPTETVYGLGADALNEKAVRRIFEAKGRPADNPLIIHIAEREWLFELAREVPEVALKLGERFWPGPLTLVLPKREEVPDITTGGLDTVAVRMPAHPIALELIRLSGRPVAAPSANISGKPSPTEAGHVVDDFYGRIECIVDGGSTPIGVESTVLDLTGDVPLLLRPGGLPLEEIEKVVGRVEIHPAAKGIEADVAKAPGMKYKHYSPNAQVIVVEGSREAVQKRIDELVQEFRRKGLKVGVMATEEHEADAFFHLGKTAEEVARNIFRALRELDKAGVDVIIAEGIEEKGLGLAVMNRLRKAAGYRVIRVQG is encoded by the coding sequence GTGACTATAGTTATTCCCATGAAGGCTGGCCCGGACAAAAGGCTAAAGGTCGCTGCGAGGCTCATTAGAGAGGGAAAGCTCGTCGCGTTTCCAACTGAGACCGTTTACGGCCTTGGTGCCGATGCCCTGAACGAGAAAGCGGTCAGGAGGATCTTTGAAGCCAAGGGCAGGCCAGCGGATAACCCGCTGATAATCCATATAGCCGAGAGGGAATGGCTCTTTGAGCTCGCCAGAGAAGTCCCGGAGGTCGCGTTGAAGCTCGGCGAGCGCTTCTGGCCGGGCCCCCTAACCCTTGTCCTCCCAAAACGTGAAGAAGTCCCCGACATCACCACGGGCGGCCTTGACACCGTTGCCGTCAGGATGCCGGCCCACCCCATAGCCCTTGAGCTAATAAGGCTCAGTGGAAGGCCCGTAGCTGCTCCATCCGCCAATATAAGCGGAAAACCCAGCCCCACTGAGGCCGGCCACGTCGTGGATGACTTCTACGGTCGGATTGAGTGCATAGTGGACGGGGGTTCGACTCCTATCGGAGTCGAGTCAACGGTTCTTGACCTTACCGGCGACGTTCCCTTACTTCTCAGGCCTGGGGGGCTTCCATTGGAGGAGATAGAGAAGGTTGTAGGGAGAGTTGAGATCCATCCCGCTGCGAAGGGGATTGAAGCCGACGTTGCCAAGGCCCCTGGTATGAAGTACAAGCACTACTCTCCAAACGCCCAGGTCATCGTTGTTGAAGGTTCTCGCGAGGCAGTTCAGAAGAGAATCGATGAGCTGGTTCAAGAGTTCAGGAGAAAAGGCCTCAAAGTCGGGGTCATGGCAACGGAGGAGCACGAAGCCGATGCGTTCTTCCACCTCGGAAAAACGGCTGAAGAAGTCGCCCGAAATATTTTCCGGGCCCTCAGGGAGCTGGACAAGGCCGGAGTTGACGTGATAATTGCCGAAGGGATAGAGGAGAAGGGTCTCGGTCTTGCAGTGATGAACCGCCTTCGGAAGGCCGCTGGATATCGAGTTATCAGAGTTCAAGGATAA
- a CDS encoding nucleotidyltransferase domain-containing protein, protein MPREKVVRVWDEREIIYTPKRWRYLWEKREKALKIMERLAQFDPLLYGSVARGDVRRDSDIDIFIPIRVPSYLIELALEGLVRRRKIVMATPWHLIKGVIEIDEETTVTFPLIEPTDRELDFYRWGGAIDLWGVKTKERVPGVNKKLILIIPTERGHVEREVVGRESEVAKILGVSVDIVTERVHVLTRRDAIGRTGIYLNEEVPDWMTFEEALKIIADRDPNVRRKVRERGGV, encoded by the coding sequence ATGCCGAGGGAAAAAGTTGTCCGCGTCTGGGACGAGCGCGAGATAATCTACACGCCCAAGAGGTGGCGCTACCTCTGGGAGAAAAGGGAGAAGGCGCTGAAGATAATGGAGCGCCTGGCTCAGTTCGACCCCCTGCTCTACGGCAGCGTCGCGAGGGGCGACGTGAGGCGGGACAGCGACATAGACATCTTCATCCCTATTCGGGTTCCTAGCTATCTCATCGAGCTCGCCCTTGAGGGCCTTGTGAGGAGGAGAAAGATAGTCATGGCGACGCCATGGCATCTGATAAAGGGCGTGATTGAGATTGACGAGGAAACTACCGTTACCTTCCCCCTCATCGAACCGACCGACAGGGAGCTGGACTTCTACCGCTGGGGAGGGGCCATTGATTTATGGGGCGTCAAGACGAAGGAGCGCGTCCCGGGGGTGAACAAGAAGCTTATCCTCATAATCCCGACAGAGAGGGGCCACGTCGAGCGCGAAGTGGTTGGAAGGGAAAGTGAAGTCGCCAAAATTCTCGGCGTGAGCGTTGACATCGTTACCGAGCGCGTGCACGTCCTCACGAGGAGGGACGCGATTGGGAGGACTGGCATTTACCTCAACGAGGAGGTTCCCGACTGGATGACCTTCGAGGAAGCTTTGAAGATAATCGCCGACCGCGACCCGAACGTCAGGAGGAAGGTGAGGGAGCGGGGAGGGGTTTAG
- the serS gene encoding serine--tRNA ligase, translating into MLDIKLIREKPEVVKNDLIKRGELEKVKWIDEILELDRKWRENLKKINQLRKERNQLAIQIGKRKKAGEPIDDLLAKSNEIVKQIEELEKEVEALKKKIDYYLWRLPNITHESVPIGKDDTENVPIRFWGKARVWEGFLETFKEQSLGKMEYELLDWRPRLHVDMLELLRGADLERAAKVSGARFYYLLNELVILDLALIRFALDKLIEKGFTPVIPPYMVRRFVEEGATTFEDFEDVIYKVEGEDLYLIPTAEHPLAGMHANEILDGKDLPLLYVGVSPCFRKEAGTAGKDTKGIFRVHQFHKVEQFVYSRPEESWEWHEKLIANAEEIFQELEIPYRVVNICTGDLGYVAAKKYDIEAWMAGQGKFREVVSASNCTDWQARRLNIRFRDKTHEKPKFVHTLNSTAIATSRAIVAILENHQTEEGVVKLPKVLWKYTGFKEILPASMKEKCCQD; encoded by the coding sequence ATGCTTGACATAAAGCTCATCCGCGAAAAGCCGGAGGTCGTTAAGAACGACCTCATCAAGAGGGGCGAACTGGAGAAGGTCAAATGGATCGATGAAATCCTTGAGCTCGACAGGAAGTGGCGCGAGAACCTGAAGAAAATCAACCAGCTCAGAAAGGAGCGCAACCAGCTTGCTATACAGATAGGCAAGCGCAAAAAAGCTGGAGAGCCGATAGATGACCTCCTCGCGAAGAGCAACGAGATAGTGAAGCAGATTGAAGAGCTTGAGAAGGAAGTTGAGGCCCTGAAGAAGAAAATCGACTACTACCTCTGGCGCCTCCCCAACATCACCCACGAGAGCGTTCCGATCGGCAAGGACGACACCGAAAACGTGCCGATAAGGTTCTGGGGCAAAGCTCGTGTCTGGGAGGGCTTCCTCGAAACCTTCAAGGAGCAGAGCCTCGGGAAGATGGAGTACGAGCTTTTGGACTGGAGGCCGAGGCTCCACGTTGACATGCTTGAGCTCCTCCGCGGTGCCGACCTTGAGAGGGCCGCGAAGGTCAGCGGTGCCCGCTTCTACTACCTCCTTAATGAGCTGGTCATACTGGATCTGGCTCTCATACGCTTCGCCCTTGACAAGCTCATCGAGAAGGGCTTCACGCCGGTAATCCCGCCCTACATGGTGCGCCGCTTTGTGGAGGAGGGAGCGACGACCTTCGAGGACTTCGAAGACGTCATCTACAAGGTCGAGGGCGAAGATTTGTACCTCATCCCAACCGCCGAGCACCCGTTAGCGGGCATGCACGCCAACGAAATCCTCGACGGCAAAGACCTACCGCTCCTCTACGTCGGAGTTAGTCCCTGTTTCCGTAAGGAGGCCGGGACTGCCGGAAAGGACACCAAGGGAATCTTCAGGGTGCATCAGTTCCATAAGGTCGAGCAGTTCGTTTATTCAAGGCCCGAGGAGAGCTGGGAGTGGCACGAGAAGCTCATAGCCAACGCGGAGGAGATATTCCAGGAGCTTGAGATTCCCTACCGCGTTGTGAACATCTGCACTGGCGACCTGGGCTACGTCGCGGCCAAGAAGTACGATATAGAGGCGTGGATGGCCGGCCAGGGCAAGTTCAGGGAAGTTGTTTCAGCGAGCAACTGTACCGACTGGCAGGCGAGAAGGTTGAACATCCGCTTCCGCGACAAGACCCACGAGAAGCCGAAGTTCGTCCACACGCTGAACTCAACCGCGATAGCCACTTCGAGGGCCATCGTTGCAATCCTTGAGAACCACCAGACCGAGGAAGGTGTGGTGAAGCTCCCGAAGGTTCTCTGGAAGTACACTGGCTTCAAGGAGATCCTGCCCGCGAGCATGAAGGAGAAGTGCTGTCAGGACTGA
- a CDS encoding molybdenum cofactor synthesis domain-containing protein gives MAFLKVVPLEEALDVINSFRLEPKVETVPLEEALGRVLAEDIVSPIDVPPFNRATVDGYALRAEDTFMASESEPVKLRVIGEVHAGEEPRMKIEKGLAAYISTGAPLPEGADAVVQFEDVDRVGDEVLIYKPAYPGLGVMKAGVDIPKGKLLLKKGTKLGFKETALLSAVGMAEVPVFRKPRVAVISTGNEITLPGEELRPGKIYDINGRAVTDAIRELGGEACFIGVSGDDPKVLADMILEGVASCDIVVLSGGASGGMRDLTSSTIERLGRVYVHGIAIQPGKPTIIGEIDGKPIFGLPGYPTSCLTNFTLLVAPLLRKLVGRESEVRKVKKRLAHKIFSVKGRRQFLPVRIEGDKAIPILKGSGAVTSFVDADGFIEVPENVEILEAGEEVEVTFFG, from the coding sequence ATGGCGTTCCTAAAGGTAGTTCCCCTTGAGGAGGCTTTGGACGTTATCAACTCCTTCCGTCTTGAGCCAAAGGTCGAAACTGTCCCCCTGGAGGAGGCTCTCGGCAGGGTTTTGGCAGAGGATATCGTCTCCCCGATAGACGTCCCGCCCTTTAACAGGGCGACGGTTGATGGATATGCTCTTCGGGCAGAGGACACCTTCATGGCGAGTGAGAGTGAGCCGGTAAAGCTGAGGGTCATCGGCGAAGTTCACGCTGGAGAAGAACCGAGGATGAAGATCGAGAAGGGACTTGCCGCTTACATCTCCACAGGTGCACCCCTCCCTGAGGGCGCCGATGCAGTGGTACAGTTCGAGGACGTTGACCGCGTGGGCGATGAGGTTCTCATATACAAGCCCGCATATCCTGGCCTGGGCGTTATGAAAGCTGGAGTGGATATCCCTAAGGGCAAGCTCCTCCTCAAAAAGGGAACAAAGCTTGGCTTCAAGGAGACCGCCCTGCTCTCGGCGGTAGGGATGGCAGAAGTTCCGGTTTTCAGAAAACCCAGGGTTGCCGTGATAAGCACGGGGAACGAAATAACCCTTCCCGGTGAGGAACTCAGGCCCGGTAAGATTTACGATATCAACGGCAGGGCAGTAACCGATGCCATAAGGGAACTCGGCGGTGAAGCCTGCTTCATAGGTGTCTCAGGTGATGACCCGAAGGTTCTTGCTGATATGATACTTGAGGGCGTCGCAAGCTGTGATATCGTCGTTCTCAGCGGCGGCGCGAGCGGGGGAATGAGAGACCTGACGAGCTCCACAATAGAAAGACTTGGCAGGGTCTACGTTCACGGTATAGCGATCCAGCCCGGAAAGCCCACCATAATAGGAGAAATTGACGGAAAGCCGATCTTTGGTCTTCCGGGTTACCCAACGAGCTGTCTCACGAACTTCACCCTCCTCGTCGCCCCACTCCTCCGGAAGCTTGTAGGAAGGGAAAGCGAGGTCAGAAAGGTCAAAAAGAGGCTCGCCCACAAGATCTTCTCGGTGAAGGGCAGGAGGCAGTTCCTCCCGGTCAGAATAGAGGGCGATAAGGCCATCCCGATACTCAAGGGGAGCGGGGCCGTAACGAGTTTCGTTGATGCCGACGGGTTCATTGAGGTTCCCGAGAACGTGGAGATATTAGAGGCAGGGGAGGAAGTTGAAGTTACTTTCTTCGGCTGA
- a CDS encoding Lrp/AsnC family transcriptional regulator: MDELDLKILQLLQKNARLSYREIARELNVAVGTVYNRIKRMEEEGVIKGFCVAIDYEKVGFGLTAVIGIKAKGREIVRIEREIAKNPRVMQVYDVTGEYDIIAIAKFRDRADMNRFVKWLLSLEGVEKTNTSVVMDVPKESFVISLEASSEHKD, translated from the coding sequence ATGGACGAACTTGACCTCAAGATCCTCCAGTTGCTCCAGAAGAACGCTAGGCTGTCCTACCGTGAGATAGCGAGGGAACTGAACGTTGCAGTTGGAACAGTCTATAACAGGATAAAACGTATGGAGGAAGAGGGCGTCATAAAGGGCTTCTGCGTTGCCATAGACTACGAGAAAGTTGGTTTCGGACTGACGGCAGTGATAGGCATAAAGGCCAAGGGCAGGGAAATAGTGAGGATAGAGCGTGAAATCGCGAAAAATCCGAGGGTTATGCAGGTCTACGACGTGACAGGGGAGTACGACATAATAGCCATAGCAAAGTTCCGGGACAGGGCGGATATGAACAGGTTCGTAAAATGGTTGCTCTCCCTTGAGGGAGTTGAAAAAACGAACACCAGCGTCGTCATGGACGTTCCCAAGGAGAGCTTTGTAATAAGCCTGGAAGCCTCATCTGAGCACAAGGACTGA
- a CDS encoding phosphoribosyltransferase family protein produces MTQLKSVQEKIRLVNMLRLLKKSYTYEELSKITGLPITVLNRYVRGKVLPSTERTRALIELLSPYIDLRAEVRKRLKFDSRGFFDTMAVLSDTSLMTLLSEELASKLSPLNPDKILTAATDGIPFAVHVGRQLGVDVVYAKKKKEVGVEKFYEVSYVPSASGSVTTLYLPSWALSKGDRVLIVDDVVRSGETQRALLELVLQAGAKPVGMLFLVSVGDTARKFGEEHGIPVESVITLER; encoded by the coding sequence ATGACACAGTTGAAGTCAGTGCAGGAGAAGATCAGGCTCGTTAACATGCTCAGGCTCCTCAAGAAGAGCTACACCTACGAGGAGCTCTCGAAGATAACGGGACTGCCGATAACGGTGCTGAACAGGTACGTTCGCGGGAAGGTGCTCCCGAGCACCGAGCGAACGAGAGCCCTCATCGAGCTCCTCAGCCCGTATATTGACCTCAGGGCGGAGGTCAGGAAGAGGCTCAAGTTTGACAGCAGGGGCTTCTTTGACACGATGGCGGTTCTGAGCGATACTTCGCTCATGACGCTCCTTTCAGAAGAACTTGCCAGTAAACTTTCCCCGCTGAACCCGGACAAGATACTGACTGCGGCAACGGACGGTATACCCTTCGCGGTTCACGTCGGCAGACAGCTGGGAGTGGACGTCGTCTACGCCAAAAAGAAGAAGGAAGTGGGAGTTGAGAAGTTCTACGAGGTTAGCTACGTCCCAAGTGCCTCTGGGAGTGTTACCACCCTGTACCTTCCCTCTTGGGCTCTCAGCAAGGGGGACAGGGTTCTCATCGTGGACGATGTGGTGAGGAGCGGAGAGACCCAAAGGGCACTGCTTGAGCTCGTCCTCCAGGCGGGTGCAAAGCCGGTTGGCATGCTCTTCCTCGTCAGCGTCGGCGACACTGCCAGGAAGTTCGGGGAGGAGCATGGAATACCCGTGGAAAGCGTCATAACCCTTGAGAGGTAA
- a CDS encoding YkgJ family cysteine cluster protein, producing the protein MATESKKTLVATVDLSTLKVEVVNSVKFKCIEDCGRCCYELEIPLRDEDIEAIEELGYNAWEFVDYEKMFYRGDKFLSYAIKKRPFDDGCVFLDPETKRCRIYQKRPLACRLYPFVFVKHGTKMEIYIKEDPFCPGINHPEGEPVDENFLLREYGELFEEYRRKLMEGE; encoded by the coding sequence GTGGCCACCGAATCAAAGAAAACTTTGGTGGCCACGGTCGATCTCTCAACTTTAAAAGTTGAGGTGGTCAATTCTGTAAAGTTCAAATGTATTGAGGACTGTGGACGCTGCTGCTATGAGCTTGAGATTCCCCTCCGCGATGAGGATATCGAGGCAATAGAGGAGCTAGGCTACAACGCCTGGGAATTTGTGGACTATGAGAAGATGTTCTACCGGGGCGATAAGTTCCTCAGTTATGCAATCAAGAAGAGGCCCTTTGATGACGGTTGTGTTTTTCTTGACCCTGAAACAAAGAGGTGTCGGATATACCAGAAGAGACCGCTGGCCTGCAGACTCTATCCTTTTGTCTTTGTTAAGCACGGAACCAAGATGGAAATCTATATAAAGGAGGATCCTTTCTGTCCAGGAATAAATCATCCAGAAGGCGAACCGGTCGACGAGAATTTTCTCCTCCGGGAGTACGGAGAGCTTTTCGAGGAGTACAGACGGAAACTCATGGAAGGAGAGTGA
- a CDS encoding Lrp/AsnC family transcriptional regulator: protein MKKMEAIILVVSRPGTEEKVYEKLKDHPNVKEIYRVYGEYDLILRVEVNDIEELDKFHDGVLRQTREIELTETLIASTYGLKED, encoded by the coding sequence ATGAAGAAAATGGAGGCGATAATTCTCGTCGTGAGTAGGCCCGGTACTGAGGAGAAAGTCTATGAGAAGCTCAAGGATCACCCCAACGTAAAGGAGATATACAGGGTCTACGGGGAGTACGACCTGATCCTTAGGGTCGAGGTCAATGACATAGAAGAACTCGACAAGTTCCACGACGGGGTTCTAAGGCAGACAAGGGAGATAGAGCTTACCGAAACGCTGATAGCCAGTACCTACGGCTTAAAGGAAGACTGA
- a CDS encoding signal recognition particle protein Srp54: MALDKLGKALNSALKKLARSSTVDEALIREIVRDIQRALIQSDVNVRLVLQLTKRIQERALNEKPPAGVSPKEHVIKIVYEELTKFLGKEAVPLEIREKPTILLTVGIQGSGKTTTIAKLARHLQKRGYKVGLVCTDTWRPGAYYQLKQLVEPYTIEVFGDPNEKDAIKLAREGVEYFKEKGVDVIIVDTAGRHKEESSLIEEMRQISDVIKPHEVILVIDGTIGQQAYHQALAFKEATPIGSIIVTKLDGSAKGGGALSAVAATGAPIKFIGVGEKIDDLEPFDPKRFVSRLLGLGDIQGLLEKIEELQKEQEFKEEDVEKFLRGKFNLKDMYAQLEAMQKMGPLKQILQMIPGLGYSLPDDVVKVGEEKLRRYRVIMDSMTEDELENPDIINYSRIKRIARGSGTSTREVRELLAQYNQMRKMFKSLDKRKLAKMAKKFNFGGLGI, translated from the coding sequence ATGGCACTAGATAAACTTGGAAAGGCTCTTAATAGTGCCCTGAAAAAGTTGGCGAGATCCAGTACGGTTGATGAGGCTCTCATCCGGGAGATCGTTAGGGATATCCAGAGGGCGCTTATACAGTCCGACGTTAATGTGAGGCTTGTTCTGCAATTGACGAAACGAATACAGGAGAGGGCCCTCAACGAAAAGCCCCCCGCCGGTGTGAGCCCCAAAGAACACGTCATCAAGATAGTCTATGAAGAGCTGACGAAGTTCCTCGGAAAGGAAGCGGTTCCGCTGGAGATCAGAGAAAAGCCCACGATACTGCTCACAGTTGGAATCCAAGGATCCGGTAAAACGACGACGATAGCTAAACTCGCCCGGCATCTCCAGAAGAGGGGCTATAAAGTGGGCCTCGTGTGTACCGATACCTGGCGGCCTGGAGCATACTACCAGCTCAAGCAGCTGGTCGAGCCCTACACCATTGAGGTCTTCGGAGACCCCAACGAAAAGGATGCCATAAAACTCGCGAGAGAAGGCGTTGAATACTTCAAGGAGAAGGGCGTAGACGTCATAATCGTCGATACTGCGGGGAGACACAAGGAGGAATCCAGCCTTATAGAGGAAATGAGGCAGATAAGCGACGTCATAAAGCCGCACGAAGTCATACTTGTGATCGACGGTACAATCGGACAGCAGGCCTATCACCAGGCCCTCGCTTTCAAGGAAGCTACCCCAATAGGCTCGATAATCGTCACGAAGCTCGACGGTTCGGCCAAGGGCGGTGGTGCCCTCTCCGCCGTCGCCGCAACTGGGGCACCGATAAAGTTCATAGGCGTTGGTGAGAAAATAGATGATCTTGAACCATTTGACCCGAAGAGGTTCGTTTCGAGGCTCCTCGGCCTGGGCGACATTCAGGGGCTCCTTGAGAAGATCGAGGAACTCCAGAAGGAGCAGGAATTCAAAGAAGAAGACGTTGAGAAGTTCCTCAGGGGCAAGTTCAACCTCAAGGACATGTACGCACAGCTTGAGGCAATGCAGAAGATGGGTCCCCTTAAGCAGATACTCCAGATGATACCCGGTCTCGGTTATTCCCTGCCTGACGACGTCGTAAAGGTCGGAGAGGAGAAACTCAGAAGATACCGTGTCATAATGGACTCGATGACGGAAGATGAGCTTGAGAACCCCGACATCATTAACTACTCCAGGATAAAGAGGATAGCCCGCGGTTCTGGAACGTCAACGCGTGAAGTCAGGGAGCTTTTGGCACAGTACAACCAGATGAGAAAAATGTTTAAGAGTTTGGACAAGAGAAAGCTAGCTAAGATGGCGAAGAAGTTTAACTTTGGGGGGCTGGGAATATGA
- the mtnP gene encoding S-methyl-5'-thioadenosine phosphorylase: MVRIAIIGGSGVYDPKLLENIREETVETPYGSVKVKIGTYKGEEIAFLPRHGEKHSVPPHKINYHANIWGLHELGVERILSTSAVGSLNLDMKPGDFVVLDQLMDFTKTRHYTFYDGEDSPHDRKFVAHVDFTDPYCPELRNALITAAKELGFTYHPTGTYACMEGPRFETRAEIRALKILGADVVGMTQCPEAVLARELEMCYASVAIVTNYAAGISREKLTHSEVVELMAQKGEEIKLLLMKAVEHIPKERRCACKDALKGATGE, encoded by the coding sequence ATGGTGAGGATAGCAATTATTGGAGGATCAGGTGTCTACGACCCGAAACTGCTTGAGAACATCAGGGAAGAGACGGTGGAGACACCCTACGGGAGCGTCAAGGTCAAGATAGGCACCTACAAGGGAGAGGAGATAGCGTTCCTGCCGAGGCACGGGGAAAAGCACAGCGTCCCGCCCCACAAGATAAACTACCACGCCAACATCTGGGGGCTCCACGAGCTCGGCGTCGAGAGGATTCTTTCGACTTCAGCCGTTGGTTCCCTCAACCTCGACATGAAGCCGGGCGACTTCGTTGTCCTCGACCAGCTAATGGACTTCACGAAGACCAGGCACTACACATTCTACGACGGTGAGGACAGCCCCCACGACAGGAAGTTCGTTGCCCACGTTGACTTCACCGACCCCTACTGCCCAGAGCTCAGGAACGCGCTCATAACCGCCGCCAAGGAGCTCGGCTTCACTTACCACCCGACCGGAACCTACGCCTGTATGGAAGGACCAAGGTTTGAGACGAGGGCGGAGATAAGGGCGCTCAAGATTCTCGGTGCCGACGTCGTTGGCATGACCCAGTGCCCGGAAGCGGTTCTCGCAAGGGAGCTTGAGATGTGCTACGCCAGCGTTGCCATCGTGACTAACTACGCCGCCGGAATAAGCAGGGAGAAACTGACACACAGCGAGGTCGTCGAGCTGATGGCGCAGAAGGGCGAGGAGATAAAGCTCCTCCTCATGAAGGCCGTCGAGCACATTCCGAAGGAGCGTCGCTGTGCATGTAAGGACGCCCTTAAGGGCGCGACCGGAGAATGA